Proteins encoded within one genomic window of Oncorhynchus nerka isolate Pitt River linkage group LG17, Oner_Uvic_2.0, whole genome shotgun sequence:
- the LOC135561296 gene encoding LOW QUALITY PROTEIN: glutamic acid-rich protein-like (The sequence of the model RefSeq protein was modified relative to this genomic sequence to represent the inferred CDS: deleted 2 bases in 1 codon), with protein sequence KKKKKKKKKKKKKKKKKKKKKKKKKKKKKKKKKKKKKKKKKKKKKKKKKKKKKKKKKKKKKKKKKKKKKKKKKKKKKKKKKKKKKKKKKKKKKKKKKKKKKKKKKKKKKKKKKKKEEEEEEEEEEEEEEEEEEEEEEEEEEEEEEEEEEEEEEEEEEEEEEEEEEEEEEEEEEEEEEEEEEEEEEEEKKKKKKKKKKKKKKKKKKKKKKKEEEEEEEEEEEEEEEEEEEEEEEEEEEEEEEEEEEEEEEEEEEEEEEEEEEKEEEEEEEEEEEEEEEEEEEEEEEEEEEEEEEEEEEEEEEEEEEEEEEEEEEEEEEEEEEEEERKK encoded by the exons aagaagaagaagaagaagaagaagaagaagaagaagaagaagaagaagaagaagaagaagaagaagaagaagaagaagaagaagaagaagaagaagaagaagaagaagaagaagaagaagaagaagaagaag aagaagaagaagaagaagaagaagaagaagaagaagaagaagaagaagaagaagaagaagaagaagaagaagaagaagaagaagaagaagaagaagaagaagaagaagaagaagaagaagaagaagaagaagaagaagaagaagaagaagaagaagaagaagaagaagaagaagaagaagaagaagaagaagaagaagaagaagaagaagaaagaagaagaagaagaagaagaagaagaagaagaagaagaagaagaagaagaagaagaagaagaagaagaagaagaagaagaagaagaagaagaagaagaagaagaagaagaagaagaagaagaagaagaagaagaagaagaagaagaagaagaagaagaagaagaagaagaagaagaagaagaagaagaagaagaagaagaagaagaagaagaagaa aagaagaagaagaagaagaagaagaagaagaagaagaagaagaagaagaagaagaagaagaagaagaaagaagaagaagaagaagaagaagaagaagaagaagaagaagaagaagaagaagaagaagaagaagaagaagaagaagaagaagaagaagaagaagaagaagaagaagaagaagaagaagaagaagaagaagaagaagaagaagaagaagaagaa aaagaagaagaagaagaagaagaagaagaagaagaagaagaagaagaagaagaagaagaagaagaagaagaagaagaagaagaagaagaagaagaagaagaagaagaagaagaagaagaagaagaagaagaagaagaagaagaagaagaagaagaagaagaagaagaagaagaagaagaagaagaagaaagaaagaag
- the LOC135561298 gene encoding LOW QUALITY PROTEIN: glutamic acid-rich protein-like (The sequence of the model RefSeq protein was modified relative to this genomic sequence to represent the inferred CDS: deleted 1 base in 1 codon), with product KKKKKKKKKKKKKKKKKKKKKKKKKKKKKKKKKKKKKKKKKKKKEEEEEEEEEEEEEEEEEEKKKKKKKKKKKKKKKKKKKKKKKKKKKKKKKKKKKKKKKKKKKKKKKKKKKKKKKKKKKKKKKKKKKKKKKKKKKKKKKKKKKEEEEEEEEEEEEEEEEEEEEEEEEEEEEEEEEEEEEEEEEEEEEEEEEEEEEEEEEEEEEEEEEEEEEEEEEEEEEEEEEEEEEEEEEEEEEEEEEEEEEEEEEEEEEEEEEEEEEEEEEEEEEEEEEEEEEEEEEEEEEEEEEEEEEEEEEEEEEEEEEEEEEEEEEEEEEEEEEEEEEEEEEEEEEEEEEEEEEEEEEEEEEE from the exons aagaagaagaagaagaagaagaagaagaagaagaagaagaagaagaagaagaagaagaagaagaagaagaagaagaagaagaagaagaagaagaagaagaagaagaagaagaagaagaagaagaagaagaag gaagaagaagaagaagaagaagaagaagaagaagaagaagaagaagaagaagaa aagaagaagaagaagaagaagaagaagaagaagaagaagaagaagaagaagaagaagaagaagaagaagaagaagaagaagaagaagaagaagaagaagaagaagaagaagaagaagaagaagaagaagaagaagaagaagaagaagaagaagaagaagaagaagaagaagaagaagaagaagaagaagaagaagaagaagaagaagaagaagaagaagaagaagaagaagaagaagaagaagaagaaagaagaagaagaagaagaagaagaagaagaagaagaagaagaagaagaagaagaagaagaagaagaagaagaagaagaagaagaagaagaagaagaagaagaagaagaagaagaagaagaagaagaagaagaagaagaagaagaagaagaagaagaagaagaagaagaagaagaagaagaagaagaagaagaagaagaagaagaagaa gaagaagaagaagaagaagaagaagaagaagaagaagaagaagaagaagaagaagaagaagaagaagaagaagaagaagaagaagaagaagaagaagaagaagaagaagaagaagaagaagaagaagaagaagaagaagaagaagaagaagaagaagaagaagaagaagaagaagaagaagaagaagaagaagaagaagaagaagaagaagaagaagaagaagaagaagaagaagaagaagaagaagaagaagaagaagaagaagaagaagaagaagaagaagaagaagaagaagaagaagaagaagaagaagaagaagaagaagaagaagaagaagaagaagaagaagaagaagaagaagaagaagaagaagaagaagaagaagaagaagaagaagaagaagaagaa